In Oceanobacillus sp. FSL K6-2867, one DNA window encodes the following:
- a CDS encoding YjzC family protein produces MGESRQFRAGQKAPNNGVYIEIGETGGNVNDPQKVELSAGDTFPENTNHNRVWTNKRYLTRPGKPGVQ; encoded by the coding sequence ATGGGTGAAAGCAGACAGTTTCGTGCCGGGCAAAAAGCACCGAACAATGGTGTCTATATTGAGATTGGTGAAACTGGAGGGAATGTCAATGACCCCCAAAAGGTTGAATTAAGTGCTGGGGATACATTTCCAGAAAACACAAATCATAATCGTGTATGGACAAATAAACGTTATCTGACAAGGCCCGGAAAACCAGGGGTCCAGTAA